The stretch of DNA TTTGGTTCACCTCACTGTCTAGTCActgattaaaatggaaaacatcaGCTAAGATCAAGATTTTACATTTGAAAAGTTATTCTCAACAAGCAACTGAAGAAAAGTTCTTGAccatacatttttaatgttttgtcaCAGTATTTATAAGCTATGTTTCGAACTAGTACCTTATATTCATTATGCTGCCAAATTCAATAAGGAGGAAGAATAGTGCATCACAACCTACCTGCCAACAGTGCGTCCTAGCCACGGGTAAGACAACTGCCTTTCCAGCTGGGGAAGTTTCCCAAACTATGGTAGACTGCATCTGTCTTGATGTGCGACCGGTTCCATCTTGCCTCCTGAATCACATCTCAGCATCTCTGGATAGCCCATTAGATCCGCCATTATCTAACCAACATTATCTGCTCTCATTCCCCCTCAACATACAAACCcttggaatgaataaatgagaggTGTGAAAACTAGGGTCTTTTACAAATCACCAGCATGAAACCGGGGCATCTTTACTCATCAGAGTCACTTTACCATACCACTTTGCTGCTGCTTAAAATACAAACCTCTCTCTTCGGCAAACTCTATCTAAAAGTTGGGTGCATGTGACCAACTTTGGTGCCAATTCTTCTGGTAGATTTTGTAAGCCTTTCAGACATTTATGAAATCAGTCTTTTTCTGTGCTACAGttggtagggggtggggggtggaggggtagAGAACACAAAAACAGTGCTTCTTATATGTGTTTATAATGAAGAACTTTTCTAGTTCCAGAGCCTGGAGTCTCCAGTTCATTTTAATATAATAGGTTATATTAAGTAGGTGCATAAAAAGGACAACCTCTCCCCTTACTGATTTGTCATCATGTAACTACATTTATCCAGTACTGTTTTGAACCTACTTATATTACAAAGAACAggtatatagggcttcccttgtattttaaagaaaaaaagtatgcCAAACTTCTCCAACAATCTGGAATTTTATTCCATTCATATACATGCATAgtaacaacatttgttgagaaATTATTTCTATCAGAAGTAGAACATTATCTTTGTGATCACCAGGTGCAGTATTGCTACTCTTATATTTAAATAGATCTTATATATGAATTAAATTCATACTTGCAGCATTGAGTTTAGGGTTTCGATTTAGACTGTGCCTTTCAAAAGATAAAACCGATTAATACTACTTCATTACTTACAATACTGCTTCCAGTAATTTTGTTCATTCTTACAAAGTATTGCATTTAACAGCAAAGGTTTAAAAATTGAGACAGAGCTGCATCAGCGAAAGAAAATACAAGTactatacaagaaaaaaattgccaTCTTCATTTAACATACATGTTTAAGATTAAGAAAATGGACGGAAACATACGGCTACATACAAATGCAAAGCCTAGTGACTAAGAGACTGTATCTGCTAAAATATAAAGTGCAAATGGAGCCTGATTATCCAAGAATTGAAATCTTAAGGCGAACTTATAGCACATGTATTTAAAACATCTTTGCAAGTTATATTTTAGCATATACACATATCTGCAACAGCATATAAGAAGAAATCAAGATACACAAGTGCTTTGGAAGCTATTTCTAAAATGCTTTTCTGTATTGTTTGTGACTATTTTCTTCAAAAGCTACTTACAGTGCAAACCATATGTGCTACACAATAACTATACAATAACATTACAAATGACTTtaatataaagtttttaaataaaaaataacataaccACAGCTATGAATACTGctggtaaaataaattaaatttttttttttttggaaaatggcACCAATAATACACTTTACTAATGGACTGTAATGAAATTACACCTTAAGTCTTCAACTCAGCCATAATGAATTATCTCCTGATCACCCGGATGTAATTCAAacagctttgcttttttttttttttttctgtactggGTAGAACAACATACTAAACACTGGTACGAAAGGTGACTGATGTCCATTGATTTAGTGATTTCATTTGACGTGTTCTGCGGCATGTGATGAGCAATAAAACTTTTTGTGAGTTATAAAGTTTGAGAGGTTGTTGAACTGGATGTCACAGAGCCGGCAGTATTTCCCACTGGTGGGTGCCTGGGTGGAGCCATTCACACTTTTTGCTATACTAGACAACTGGTCCTCTGCGGAGGCAATGCCTGGGGAGACGTTCTCGTTCGTGGCTAAGGGGTTCTCGGAGACCCAGGAGGGAGACTTGTGGCCGTCTTCACGCTGAGGGTTCTGGGCAATGTTCTCTTGCTGGGGGTTGGCGGCAGGGCGCTCTTCTTGCTTCAGTCCACCGTTCACGATGACCATGCCTCGATTTTTGGGCAACAAGGGCAGGGAATCTTTCTTCGGCACAGCGCACCCATTGGAAGAAGCCTGGCTTTTGGGAGATTCATTTTCTGCATTTGTGCTTTGCTCCACGTCAGCGTTATGGATGGCCAGAGAACCGGAAATGTAATCACTTGGCTTGATTCCATAGTACGGAGAAAGCTGGTCGGctccttttgccttctttatTGCTCCAGGGTACAGGCATTGGGGaagaaacaaatgtttgttttcttcttttgtcgCGATGAGCTGAGCGGCTTCGCTGAAGACTTTCAGGCCCTGCAGCGTCGCTAAGTGGGATGAGAATAAGTTTCCATTGGGGGAGGGCTGCTTCAGATTGCcatttttctcacattttatgATGCTTCTTTCATAGCTGACATCGGGGCTGCTTCGTTCGCTTTCTGGATTCGGAAACACTTTGCTGTCGAGCGGAGCCAGGTCGTTCCGCTGATGCGCGGTGACCGGGCAGAAATTTTGCTTGTGGGCCAGGTAGTTTTCCACCTTGTTGAAGCTGATCTTGCACACGGTGCACTCGTGGTAGTCCAGCAGCCTTTTGGGAGACGCGGTCGTCCGCTCAGACTGGGATAAACACTTTTTGCTGAGATCGATGGGGACGTCCATCTCCAGGCAGGAGACGCTGGAATGAGCAGTGTCACATTTAGAAACCGGGACACATTTGTTCATGGCCAGGGAGGTTTCCAAGTGCTTTGAGACAATTCCGGGAAAGAGATCGCATCTTGGGTGGTAGCACTCGCCCAGCCCTTCTGTGGCTTCTTGGGTGGAGGTACAGGGATTGCTGAGGTTGGCTACGTCGAGAAAGCGCTGCTGGACTAGCTGGGGCCTTTGATCCTGTTCAGGCAGGCACATCTCGTACATCTTCCTGCGTTTGCGTGTGCGCATGGTTCTCTGCATGGCAGGCACTTTGTTGGAAGCCGACCTCTTGAGCGGAGGGTCGTGGCGCGTCGCACAATAATACTGTTTGTGGACCATGTAGGTTTCGTGCCGGCTGAAAGTAATGTTGCAAGCTTCACAGGTAGTCTTATTTGGGTCACTTTCCCCATCCACTAAGGGGACGCTGGGGTTTTTGACATCAACAGGTTTCCCATTAATTTTATCATCACTGCTATTGGGGGTGGAGAGCTTCTTAGCTTGCGTGGAAAAGTCCTTGTCGTGGCCCTTCCCGTTTGGCCCAATTAAATCTAAAACGGCGGAAGAATTGATGCAGGGTGTTTGAAGAAGTGGATTCTCGGGATCCGCAGAGTGAGCAGCTGGATTGAGAAGACTGATGGAGGGCTGACCCGTGTTGGGACTCACAGCCTCCTGCATCTTTTCTGAAACCCCAGGGAACTCGGGGGACTTGGCCATCTGCTGCCATCGGCTGCTGCAGTAATGTTTTTTGTGCACTAGATAATTATCCAAGTTATTGAAGGTTATGTTGCACTCAAAACAGGTAGCCCCCTTGGGCATCAAGGGGCTGTAAATGACAGGAGGGTAGCTACTACTTCCGTGCCTCAGTCGCCGGTGTACCAGTTCAGACATCTTGGCTAAGATCTCTGAAGCTTGAGGGACCATCGTGATATCTTGGGGAAAAGCAAACTGAGATAGAAAGGGTCCCACGGGGAAAGAAGGCCCAATATTAGGCTGAACTGGAGATGAGGCGAGTCTTGGACTAGAGggctcagactttattttcgtgtAAGAAAAGCTTTGTTTATTGGTTGTAGGCTGAATTTCGGGTCTCTGGTTAGTGAGAAAGAGCTGAGTCTTTTTCTCACACTTGTCCAGCTCCGTGTCAGAGCTCGCATCTTTAGTCTGCATGGCCTTTTGGCTCTGTGGGAGTTCGCTTCTGGTCAGCAAGTCTGTGGCTGGCTGTAAGCTGTCTTCGGTTCCACTTGGAGAGTGTTCCATGTCACTTTCTCGGGGCAGTTTGCTGCCAGGGACATGGAGCTCCTGGTGTTGCAATAACTCCCTCTGAGTCTGGAAGCCAAAGTGGCAGTGATTGCATCGGAAGGCAGCTTGAGTGAGATGGGAGAACAGGTGTTGGTGAAAGTTGATCACAGAATCAGCAGTGTAGCTACAGACGGTGCATTTTAGACTAGCACCAGGGGGGAGGAATTCTTCCATTTTCACTCCTGGAGAAACATACAAAATCAGAATACTGAGAACCACACATTTTGGTTTGCTGGTGATATGAACCATAACTAATGACCTCATGTCTTCAACACAGCAGAAATGAACTGAAATCTTGCAGAATCTTGTTTGTGATATTAACTTTTTTCTATGATGCCTTTCACCATATGTGATAATAATAAACTGTAGTTAATACTTCCCAAAGCACTTTCATGAGTATTATCACATTGTAGTGGGATGGgcattgctgttttaattttacaGGTCAGAAAACAAATTCAAGGAGGCTAAAGGAATTGATTATGGTAATCAATCTAAATAATCATCTAATAAATTCAGTGATGAAGCCATGCTCAGACCTcagattttatgatttttaatccAATAAGCCTTCTTACCAAACcactgtgctctacagtaggaagAGGCTGGCATTTATTAGAGGTGATTTTGACAACCTGTATGTAAACTAAATAACTTAGTGCACTTAATGTGCTAGAATTAGGTCTTTATACAACAGAATCCAAACAGAAAtcattttgtaaagtaattaataaCATCCTAATTTATCTTTGGTACAAATTTAGAATTTCATAGTTTTGCTTAGTGTGGGTTATCTTTATCCAGGGCTGATATTCAGCTGATATTTACTAGTATGTTCAACTATATTAGTATACTAATATAGTCATTTCGGACTGACATTTGTGCTGATTGATTATGGCCTGTTTCTGGtcagttattaaatattttgaatatcaccACTGACTGGTGGGTAAGTCTCAGTGCAATATTGTGATTTACAGGAAATGTATATTTGGTCACTCAGAtgaggaaaatatttcttttatgcaTCTGGTCTTTATCCTTGGTTCCTGGCTCAAGACTTCTAAAACTGTTGGAATTTCTTGTGATAAATATGtctttgttatgttaatgaggtgacttttgtaAAGCACTCAGGTAACCTAAGGATGGAGACTGGTTGCCAGAAGAACCAACCCTGTGAGTAAAGGGTTGGAACTTACACTGCCTTCCACTTCTGGGAAGAAGGGCTGGAGATTTAGTTCAATTGCCAATGGCCAATAacttaatcaatcatgcctatgtaatgaagcctccttgtccattccCAAACCTGGCCCTATTCATCTcatccatctggctgttcctgacttatatccttttaaaataaactagtAATCTAGCAAGTTATATGTTATCTGAGTTCTGTGAATCAGCCTAGCAAATCAATCAAACCAAGGGGGTGCTGTGGCAATCTCTGATTTACAGCTAGTTGGTCAGGAGCACAGCAGACTGGTCTGAATTGGGATAAGAGTGAGGGGGGTCCCTCTTGTAGAACTGACCCCTTAATCTGTGGAATCCAGTGCTATCTCTtggtagtgtcagaattgagtggAGTTGAATTGCAGAAGGCCCAGTTGGTGTCTAAAGAATTACTTGGGGGGGGGCTGCGGGGGGAACCACTCCCCTATGAATTGGAATTGGGAGCTAGATACTTTTATCCACTAAGGCCAATTCCTGTCCCATTTGTTGTCATATGGTTAAGTCAGGCTTGCTTCAGCTTCTCTGCACTCTAGACTAAAATGAGAAATACCTTctatattcataaaatgaaaatatggcaACAACACCCAGTCCTAATAAAAGaagacttcttttatttttctccttttctccttagctaaTCCAGGACTCATTTTTCTATTGAGCTGGAAAAATCTCTCTatctcttatttttgttttgtgtatgaCTTTACACTCACTGTGTGAGACAACCAGCCTGTTTCTGCTTCCCCTGGTTTATCACCTACATAAAGACAGCTTATTTGCAGGGAAAAGGTAGAGAATGAGTAAAAAGAAAATTGCCTATTTTTATGGGTACAAAGACAAAAGCTTGCACAGTACTAGAGTATTGTAGATTGaagttagttgtttttttttttttttaactgagcacctattttagtttttaattattcAACCCAAGCAAAAACAGCGAAGGAAGTCACCCTGGGGTGTCTAATTTTTGTATTCTAGGTGCTGAAGAACTGTGATTCCCAAAACTTGGTTTGCCCTATCCAAGAATATTCAAAAAAAATACCTAAAATCAATGTAATTATGTACATTTGGTTcacttcaattatttttaaaatataggaattAGAATACTATGAGATGATACTGGTGATAACTGGGCATACAATTCCAAAATAAATGGGAATAGTGAAAaataggggatatatgtatacatacagctgagcagacacacaatattgtaaagcatagATACTctaataaaagttaattaaaaaaacatgGGAACAGTTGCCACCTTGCTGTTAAGGGAAGGCTTTAAAAAGAGAAGACTTGTTTTTCAGGCTAACTTTtcctaaaaagttttaaaacatagcACTTAAAGTGTTTTTATGTCAAAAATTCAACTGTGTTGTTATCATGCACACAGGAACCTTTTACAGATCCATATTTAAAAGTTAATGTCTCTCAAGTGGGATTTTAATTGgatctttcaaaataaaagcttAATTTCCATTCAGCAATAATGGAATTTTTGGAAATTCCATTGGAATTTTATGGAAAaagcaattttactttttatgtaaaatatgtaaaaataaaaatatttttatgtacctACTATTTAGTCCCTGCTGTGTGGGAAAGAGAACATGGTAAGTTTGCAAAGATCACCTggcacagaaatgaatgaatattgatGACAATATACAAAGGGTACTGCGATTTCCAAGACTGATGCTATTTGACTTTAGTTGGAAAAAGACTATAGAGGGCTTTGGCCTATAAGCTGAGCACTGTAAGTCATTAGAAAAGAATTCAGACCCAAGTCCTTTGAACAGGATATACTGATTGTACATGACAAAAGGTAATAACTGTCTGGTTCAGCaagtttaattttgattttataggCAGGAAGAGATGTATGAATGTATGTACGCACAACATGTATGAacgtacatatgtatgtatgtagagAAAGAACAGGGTGTCTTGGAGCAGAAGAAACAAGGGAGGTACTTACCACTGTGTGAGTTCAGGTGCATTTCTAGAGCTCGGGCATTTGAAAAGCTCTTGGTGCATTGTGGGAAGGGACACAGGCTGGAAATCTGAGGAGCAGTGTCCTCATTTTCCTCTGACACTGGTGCAGCTTCTCTTTGCCTTCCACTGCAATAGTACATCAGATGGGCTTGCAGATTCCGCTCACTGCGATACCAGATGCCACAGGACTTGCAAGGGAATATATCCTCTGCAAGCAGAAACACAGGGACACGTTAGCTGCTGCCCACTTAGAGCCATTCGTGGGTAAACAGCATTTGGTTCAGTTTTTTTGAGTCTGCTTTCTGGGTCTGAATTAGGTAATCAGACAGTGGCTAGTAAAGTATTGGTGTTGTTCCACCGTACAGGACTGAGCTTATAAAGGAATGTTACATTAAATGCAATTTACCTTTCCACAGACTCTTTAGAAACTGGGACTGTAGGAGACTCCCAAAATAAAGCACAAGAGGTTGATCTTAAATTGTTTATATTGTATTTATGGTTTAGAAAAGTAGGCGTTTAGAAAATAGCAGTATGAAATGTTTTATCTGCTTGattaaaaggtaaagaatctaatAGCTGCTGCAGTGAAGTTAGCCTTGATGTCAACTCCTgacatcatttattcatttaataaattaattacagAGTCCCTCCTAAGTGCCTGATTTATGCTAAGTTGGCTGTAAAACAAAATGAGAGACAAAACAGCTGTTCTTAAGGAGCTTAGATCACTTGGGGCTGGTTAACAGGTGGTTAGATCACTATATAAGAATGTGATGACTGCTCTGATAGAGGTATCTGAGGGGTGTTTTGGGGCATGGAAAAGAGATACAAGTCTGGGAGACAACTGGAGGGAGGATGAGGTGAGAGAAGGATTTAGAGGGGAGATGATGACATGCCTTAGCTACATTGTGAAGGATGAAATTAATCTAgtcaggtggagaaggggattgTCTTCTTGTAGTCAAGGGATCATTCATGGGAGCCTACGAGGGACTGGGTGGAGGCTGAGAGGCTATTCTGTAATCTCAGGCAAAGAGCTGGAAGAGATGAGGCTGCAGAAGGCAGGGACAGACTACCAAAGACAAtggagacttttattttgggggcctcacTGCATgtcatgaaggatcttagttccctgaccaggggttgaacctgtgccctcggcaggagtcctgaccactgaaccgccagggaattccccactgTAGGGCTTTTAAAGTTCTGGTTTCTATCTCAATGAGTATGGAAagttattgaattattttaaataacagacTGACAGAAACTGCTATGATATAATGCTAACTGTGGAGCAGAATTTGAAGGTAGCAACATTGGAAGGAAGACTTTTATGATAATTGAAATAATCTAAGTGAACTATGTTACAGTTTGAATTGTAACTAATGGCCACATAGTATTTGTTAGGTTATGCTATAATAGGTATGATATGTATTTCTCATGGATTCATTCATGGaaaatttctgtgtgtgttttcaccCTCATTTGTTAATAGGTAAAGAATGtgaggttgagtaacttgccaTGATCATGTAAGTGGGTGAACTGAGATTGGAAAACCCTGGTGTAGACACTCTTTCATAATACCTCAATgacaagagggagagagagaagaaaaattatattgagGAAGTAGAACTGACTGGAAGTGATGACCACTAGTTTGGAGGGTAAGGTTTGTCCTTGGTGCCTAGGCTTCTTGTTAGCATTTCTGTGTTAAGTGATGGTTCATTCATCTCTACAGGGAATAGAAGGCAGCTGGGTGATGGATTCAGGCTAGCGCATATATAGTGACCAAATCTGATACTGTATTGTGTAAACTTGGCACCTTTATAGTGAAAGGGGGCATGGATCAGAGGGGACAAATCCAGCCACACTGGGGTACATGGTCACATTAGATGCGTGCAAGTGGATATTTCtgtgagaaagagagatgaaCATTGCAAAGATGGCAACAGAGGTCTGAAACTTGCCAGACACAGCTGGACTTGTGATTTATAAACTGCCAATGTATAGTGGGTGGTGGAAAACCATGATAGTGAAGGAGACAGCTCAAGAGATCCTGTTGAAGGAGATAAGGAGAAAATTAAGGACCAAATTCTAGTGAACGAGAAGTAAGGAATAGGTAGGTAACAATACAGAATTTCCAAATACAATCTAACTACAAAATTACACCTGGCTACTGTTTATTATTTAACCCTTCCCACCCAAGTTAGTTACATTTACACTTCATAGGGCCACAATATTTAATAAAGTGGCTATTTATGAAGGATGACTTTAACTGATTAGCTAATTGAAGAATGAGAACAAAAGCCTGTATGCATTCATGTTGATTTATTTGAGATTAACAGTTATCTTgctacagaaagcaaaaaaagcaTAATCTCAAATATAATTAGAATGAACATTCTTACACTGAAGCATCACAATAATATAAGGTGCCCCTAGGATACCtggtgggcttccccggtgactcagcagtaaagaatccatttgtacTGCccaagccacaggagacacaggttcagtccctgagtcaggaagatcccctggaggaaggcatggcaacccactccagtattcttgcctaaagaacccccatggacagaggagcctggtgggctccagttcatagggttgcaaagggtcagacacaactaaaatgATTTAGTATGTATGTACAGGATACCTGGTAACAAAATCATCTGGTCTCAAATTCAAGTTACATCAGCTTCCTCACTATCCAAAGTAAAGGTCCAGTAAAGAAGATAACTACATTTATACTAAGGAAATCTAAAAATACTGGCTTGGGTTGGGTGCACTGAATCCAGTGGTTGCCTGCAGAATAATTCCAGATACACATGAGAAGTTCTTTATTCTGGAGGATGCAGTTACAGCAAGAACATAATTactgttgtgtatatatatatatatatatatatatatataaaatattgagacATGGCTGTAGTCTCTAGAATTTTCTGCATTATTCAAAGTCTCAGGCATTTTCAATGACATTTTTGACTCAAGGCAATATTTCACTTGCCTACTGGCTTCAGCTTCTGTTCTCCTCTTAAGATGTAACTGGTACTCATGTTTTCTCTCAGAGACAGATAAAAGCAGAGTGGACTCTAGAACTCAGATCTTGGGACTCCTGAATCATTGATTTTATGTCATATCAGGTGTCACTATGTGTTCAAGAAATATAAACTAAGTTCAAAAGTCCTTTTAACAAAATATAATCACAAAGACAGATTTTCCagggcatattttaaaatgttgcataTAAAGTACTCTAAGaagtatttttcttcctctttttaattttttatattagatGGTGTCTTGATTTATCTAGCCTACATTTCCCTTTCATTAGTATATCTAATCCAGAGtcggcaatggcaacccaccccagtactcctgcctggaaaatcccatggacggaggagcctgaggacttttgcttttcactttcatgcattgtagaaggaaatggcaacccactccagtgttcttgcctggagaatcccagggacagggtagcctggtgggctgccgtctatggggttgcacagagttggacacgactgaagcgacttagcagcagcagcagcagtatatctAATCAAATttgattctgtttcctttttcttatgttttaacTCTCTGGCTCTTAATACCAAAATTATTCTACCGTAGAAGCATCAGTGAAAGATGTTGGGCTTCTTGTAGCTAAATAGCCTTGAACATTGCTTAGTATAGAATATCAGATTTTCGTTTGTGACATTCAGGAATCCAAcgtgaaatgaatgaatttaagcTCTTTTTATATTCCCATGAGAagtgatcacacacacacacccacacacacacacacagagttaaagTTGGAGAGAAGATCAAATAAAATCACAGCACTGGAGGAAAACTCTGTCCCTGGTTGCCTGTCAgtagatattatttttttctctcccataAATACCCATCACCACTACAAAGCTATTGTACTGGGCTATTGCACTCAACACTTACTATTGACAATAGCTGTGGGCAAAATAGAAGCCATGGCAGCTTGCTGAGGAAGCAGCTGAATTGAGTCCAGCAGGCGCGCCGGGTACATCCCTTCTGTAAGAGTCATCTGACTGGCAGCTTGTAGCCTTGAGTCAAAATCCACCACAAAGGCAATTAGCTCTTCACCCTCAGAGATGGCCTTCGTAGTCGTGCACCAAAGCTGACCCCCTATTAAGagacaaaaaggaagagaaagatagaaTTGACATAGAATGCTCCAGCCTGCTGTCCATTGGATTGATGTCAATCGCACCTTCTCGTGTTTTTCACATCAGTTTCTGCTGGGTGGAGTGTTGGATCAAGACAGCAGCTGCCCTCCTTGTCCCTTTGTTcacttaaaacaataaaacagccaGTTATTTTACCAGCGACATGGGTTTATAACAGCAAAGAACTCCAATTCGGGACAGGCAACTATGGCAAACCACATGAGAGTCTGGTAAAACAAAAGAGAGGAAACTTTTTATAGAGAAGGGGAAGTTGCAGAGCTATGATAAACCAAAAGTCCATTGGAAACTGGAAGTTTGAAATATAGTGGCTTTTTCATTGGCTGAGCTGCTTTCACAGACTTTCATTGGCTCAGCTGTTGTCAGGTGACAAGAAATGCTCTCTTCCTGATGGAGATACAAAGTCCATCTCTTCCTGCTGGGCTCTATATTGAAGTTAAGTGGTACTTGTCAGCTCTTGCATCTGACTTCCTTACTCCATTTTAGTGAGGTTTCCTTTTATGAATTTTCATACTTCCTGTGTGGAAAATTATATTTCTTGCATTAAATGTACTGTTCAGTGATCAACAGTAGGAGAAGACTAGGGACCAAGTATAGACATAATCTGTACAGAGTTTTGTCAAAACGTTGACAACTTTTTGCCTTCTGGTGCTTGACTTAATCATGAACCGTGCTATTACATGGTATATACTGCCTAAGAGCAAGCATGGTAGGGATCCGACCACAAAATGTATTCCAAGTGAGCCTTTGAAGTTACTTTCCCTATACCTtactcctctttttctctctttcccagacACTGATATATCAGATACTGATActggatatatatgtgtgtgtgtgtgtgtgtgtgtgtgtgtgtgtgtgtgtgtgtgtgtgtgtgtgtatgataccTAAAACTACAAAGCAAGTAAACAAAGTTCCTaaaatttagaaagtttaaatgaAATTCCAGTTAGTTTTGTTCTCTGCATAagtctgcttccatttttttttttcggaGGGGCGGATGCTGAgtgatctttatttttataatatttcttataATACAGCTTCTTTATCTCCCTTTACCCTGACTGAACTTCCTGAAAAGAAGATACACCAAAGATCCTTTTCAAAAAGGcttatttaaataaagatttgttTAAATGAAAAGAACCCTTTCTTCAAACACTAAGATAGACTCTGGCTCGGCACTTCAAATGATCACGTGTggtgcattaaaaagaaaattaactatGCAAGTACATCTTCTAATGTATTGGAATGCGATAGCAAATGCTCATTTATTTAACATGTTTAGACAGGCAAAGCACTTATATTTTGTTATCTACACTCTCAGGCCTAGATACGTATCCTATACAGTTATGCCTGAAATAATATGGCACAGTTGATATGTTATAAAgctttttttcccattgtgtatatattgcaaggctatatattgtacTCATTAAGCAAGCAAAAATTGTATCCATTCTGATAAGTAATATTGCTCTGTTTATCTTTCAGAGTAACTGCCTTTTCAACTGCACTTCATT from Ovis aries strain OAR_USU_Benz2616 breed Rambouillet chromosome 9, ARS-UI_Ramb_v3.0, whole genome shotgun sequence encodes:
- the ZFPM2 gene encoding zinc finger protein ZFPM2 translates to MSRRKQSKPRQIKRPLEDAIEEEEECPSEETDIISKGDFPLEESFSTEFGPENLSCEEVEYFCNKGDDEGVQETAESDGDTQSEKPGQPAVETDDWDGPGELEVFQKDGERKIQSRQQLPVGTTWGPFAGKMDLNNNSLKTKAQVPMVLTAGPKWLLDVTWQGVEDNKNNCIVYSKGGQLWCTTTKAISEGEELIAFVVDFDSRLQAASQMTLTEGMYPARLLDSIQLLPQQAAMASILPTAIVNKDIFPCKSCGIWYRSERNLQAHLMYYCSGRQREAAPVSEENEDTAPQISSLCPFPQCTKSFSNARALEMHLNSHSGVKMEEFLPPGASLKCTVCSYTADSVINFHQHLFSHLTQAAFRCNHCHFGFQTQRELLQHQELHVPGSKLPRESDMEHSPSGTEDSLQPATDLLTRSELPQSQKAMQTKDASSDTELDKCEKKTQLFLTNQRPEIQPTTNKQSFSYTKIKSEPSSPRLASSPVQPNIGPSFPVGPFLSQFAFPQDITMVPQASEILAKMSELVHRRLRHGSSSYPPVIYSPLMPKGATCFECNITFNNLDNYLVHKKHYCSSRWQQMAKSPEFPGVSEKMQEAVSPNTGQPSISLLNPAAHSADPENPLLQTPCINSSAVLDLIGPNGKGHDKDFSTQAKKLSTPNSSDDKINGKPVDVKNPSVPLVDGESDPNKTTCEACNITFSRHETYMVHKQYYCATRHDPPLKRSASNKVPAMQRTMRTRKRRKMYEMCLPEQDQRPQLVQQRFLDVANLSNPCTSTQEATEGLGECYHPRCDLFPGIVSKHLETSLAMNKCVPVSKCDTAHSSVSCLEMDVPIDLSKKCLSQSERTTASPKRLLDYHECTVCKISFNKVENYLAHKQNFCPVTAHQRNDLAPLDSKVFPNPESERSSPDVSYERSIIKCEKNGNLKQPSPNGNLFSSHLATLQGLKVFSEAAQLIATKEENKHLFLPQCLYPGAIKKAKGADQLSPYYGIKPSDYISGSLAIHNADVEQSTNAENESPKSQASSNGCAVPKKDSLPLLPKNRGMVIVNGGLKQEERPAANPQQENIAQNPQREDGHKSPSWVSENPLATNENVSPGIASAEDQLSSIAKSVNGSTQAPTSGKYCRLCDIQFNNLSNFITHKKFYCSSHAAEHVK